The window CATCCTCATGAACGGCCTGAATACGAAAGAGCGACGTGAGCCACTCTAAAAGGACGCGAACCTGCTCCATTGGGGCCAATCCGTCCCGTGCCCGTTGAATGGACGCACGCGCGTCGGCGGTTTCGGTTGCAACACGGCGAATTCGTTGCCGCTTAATGTTCACCAGCTCCCGAAGGTGAGTAAGTAGCCAGCCGAGTCGTGTTACCTCAAATTCGGCGTCTTCCCAGTCCTGGGCTGCCACTTCTACTTCCTGTGCGGCTGCAGACAAAGCAGCTTGGTGAGCCTTATTAAGGTCTTCAATAGCGCTCTTGTGGTCTTCAGCCGTTCTCTCTTTGCCCCGCTTATAACGCCCGTCCCCGATTGCCCCAGCAACCTCCCACAAGAGGTAGCCACCGACAGCAATGACGATGGTCGGAGCCCACGGCTGTTCCCAAAAAGATTTATCTGGAACGAGTGGGGCGGGTTTGGCGGCGACGGCAGAGACAGCGGCAATCGCTCGAAACGCGGCGACTGCACATTTTGCCCAGGCTTCCTGGTAATGCGGTCCCAACCAGTGCCACCACCGCAACACCGCTATTAGCCCGAGAAATCCTGCGGTAGCCGCAATCACACTTCCCCAGAAAGCAATTATCTCCATGTTTTGGAGAAACGACTGAAAGACGGCGGTCATCGGAGAGAGTCCCCGGGCTCCAAACTTCAAAGTGCGATTAAGTGGATAGCGAACAGATTACCGAGCCGCGAAGAGCAAGCCAAGGCAGTATCACAACGCAGGGCTGCCGGGCGCGGTTGGGCGCGGTAAATCGTAAAAGAAATGTGATCTGCTTTTATGCGAACGACGCCCAGAGCAGAAGGTAATCGGTCCTGAATACCACCGCGATGAAAGCGAGAGAGTGGTTAAAAAGGGCCATAAGTTCGCCGAACCATAGCCGAACTTATGGGTGCCAACCGAGGCCAAATCCTGACTACATCTGCCTAATCCTGACTACTCGGAACGATTCGCAAAGCCTTAATTTGCATGACAATAGGGTGAAATACCCTGAAAACGCAGCAATGGCACTAAAACGGTCTTTAAGATTTTGGTTCTCTTTGTCTAGGTTCGAATCCTAGCCGGGTAATTCCAGAAACCCTTGCAAGATAAGCACTTGCAAGGGTTTTTTATTTGTCTCGTCTGAACGACCAACAACTGGCCACTCTGCAAGCCTTGCTCAACCAACGCGCGGTGGCCCACGGCGGACCCAACCATCTGTGGACTTCCAAGCGTGTTGACGCTCTGATTCAGCGCCAGTTCGGCATCCGTTACCGCCCCGCCCACGTCTGCCGGTCCTGGGGAATTGATAAACCCCTGGTCTCGGAAACTCCAGTCGGCGCCGGTCGAAGACGAATTCGTAAGGCTGCTCCGGGTAGATGTTCCCGAATCGCGCCGTATGAATACCCGCAATCTCGCACACACTCGGGTAGGCTGCTCACGGGGGCCGTATGATCGATGAGTTTCTGGCCGAAACGACCCGACTGCTTGCCCTCCTCGACCGCAAAGCCATCGCGGCCGCCAGGGACATGCTCCTCGACTGCCACCACACCGGCGGCCGCGTCTACACGGCCGGGAACGGCGGCTCGGCGTCCACAGCTCAGCACTTCGCCTGCGACCTGGCCAAGTTCGTCATTCCCCCGGGACAGCGGCCGTTCGACACCCGCTGCCTGACCGACAACGTTTCCCTCTACACCGCCTGGGCGAACGACGCGGCCCGGGAAGACGTGTTCGTGAATCTGCTCCGCGGCCTACTGACGCCTCGCGATGTACTGATTCTCGTCTCGGTCCACGGCGGGACCGGCTTCTCCGCCGACCTGGCCCGGGCTGTCCGGTACGCCAACGAGGTCGGCGCCCGGACGATCGCCCTGGTCGGGTTCGACGGCGGCGTGTTGCACCGGGAAGCGACCTGCTCGATCCTGGTGCCGGTCGACTCGACGCCGCAAACGGAAGCCATCCACCTCGTCATCGAACACCTGCTCATGCACCTCATCAAGCACGAGTTGGCCGCAGGGGTGCCCGCGTGATCGATGTCCTCTGCGTCGGACACGCCGCTTGGGACGTGATCGTTCGCGTCCCTGAATTCCCGGCCGAAGACGCGAAGGCGGAAGCCACCGCCCTCGCCGAATCGGGCGGCGGACCGGCGGCGAACGCGGCTTATTTGCTTTCCCTCTGGGGTGCGAAGTGCGGGTTCGCCGGACTGGTCGGGGACGACGAAGCCGGCAGTCGGATCGCGCGTGAGTTTCAAACAGTTGGAGTGGACGTTACGGGGCTGGAACGACGGCCGGGCCACGCGACGCCCGTGTCGCTCGTGCTGGTCAGTGAGCGAACCGGCAGCCGGACGATCGTCACCCGCAAGGCAACGGCCAGCCCGCTTCAATTATTGATCGCGGCCGGGGCGGAGCCGAAGGTACTGCTGTTCGACGGACACGAACTCAATGCCTCGCTTGAAGCGATCGACCGCTTCCCGCACGCGGCCACGATCCTCGACGCCGGCTCGGTCCGCGAGGGGACGCGGGAACTCGTCCGCCGGGTGAGTTATCTGGTCGCGTCCGAGCGATTCGCCAGGCAATTCACCGGCTTACCAACTCTGGAAACACCGGCCGCACAAACCGCGGCCGTTGCCGAGTTGTACAAGGTCAACGGCCAGCCGGTGGTGATTACGCTGGGCAGTCGAGGGCTGGTGTACGGGACCGATGTCCGTTGCGAACATCTACCGGCTGTCCCCGCCTTGACGGTCGATACCACGGCCGCCGGGGACATCTTCCACGGAGCGTTCGCCTACGGCGTGTTAACCGGGCTCGGGTGGGACGCGACGTTGAAGCTGGCCGCGACGGCGGCGGCTTTGTCGGTCGAGAAGCCGGGCGGACGGGCGTCGATCCCAACACTCGATCGGGTTCGGGAGGCGTTGACCCGTGCTGGATGAATCGATTTTCGCCGGCGTACCGCTGGCCGTCGTCGGCAGCGTCTGCCGGGACGTGAAAACAGCCCCCATCGCGCCCGGCCCGCACTTGCTGCGAGACGGCGAAACGCCGGCCGCGTTCCTCGTCGAAACGCTCGGCGGCGGCGGGGCCAACACAGCCGCGATGGCCGCCGGACTCGGCGCCCGGGTTGCGTTCGCCGGGAAGGTCGGGGCTGACGCCCTGGGCGACCGGCTCGTTGGGGCGCTGGAGCGAGCCGGCGTCCGCGTCCTGGCCCGCCGCGACCCGGCCGTCGCGACCGGCAGTTCGATCGCCCTCACGTATTCGGACGGCCAGCGACACTTCATCAGCCACCAGCCGAACAACGCCACCCTCGATTTCGTGGACGTGGACCCGACCACGTGGGCCAACGGCGGACACCTGCTCCGGGCGGACGTCTGGTTCTCGGAGCCGATGCTGACCGGCGGGAATGCCCGGCTGTTCGCGTCGGCCCGCTCTGCCGGCATCGCCACGTCGCTCGACATCAACTGGGACCCACAGTGGGGATTCGCGGACGCGGCCGCGATAGCCACTCGGATGGCGGCGGTCCGCGGCGTCCTCCCGCTGGTCGATCTGGTTCACGGGAACGTCCGCGAGTTAAACCGATTTGCCGGCACGGACGACTTGTCCGAGACGCTTCGCCGCCTGACGGTGTGGGGTACCGGGGCGGTCGTGGTTCACATGGGCGACGCGGGATCTGGGTATTACTCGGCCGGGGAACTGGTCGTGGCCCCGTGCGTCCCGGCCGAACGGATGCTGAACACGGCCGGAACGGGCGACCTGCTCAGTCTGTGCATGATGCTCCTACACCACCGCACGGAGAGCCCCGCTGTCGAGAAGTTGCGACTGG is drawn from Fimbriiglobus ruber and contains these coding sequences:
- a CDS encoding GAF domain-containing protein is translated as MTAVFQSFLQNMEIIAFWGSVIAATAGFLGLIAVLRWWHWLGPHYQEAWAKCAVAAFRAIAAVSAVAAKPAPLVPDKSFWEQPWAPTIVIAVGGYLLWEVAGAIGDGRYKRGKERTAEDHKSAIEDLNKAHQAALSAAAQEVEVAAQDWEDAEFEVTRLGWLLTHLRELVNIKRQRIRRVATETADARASIQRARDGLAPMEQVRVLLEWLTSLFRIQAVHEDGSRHNQNFRIGLFAEENGRLMPIAAFDLATKSHDPFTSYAQHAERYHLDNNTKPSYAARCVREGRTLIVEDCAAEPDFFFHERQPNYLRSMIAFPIVGFCPNGISPVRAALLIDTDVTGFFHEDDREMLELLLREFVTRVDLEYAITGLTG
- a CDS encoding D-sedoheptulose-7-phosphate isomerase codes for the protein MIDEFLAETTRLLALLDRKAIAAARDMLLDCHHTGGRVYTAGNGGSASTAQHFACDLAKFVIPPGQRPFDTRCLTDNVSLYTAWANDAAREDVFVNLLRGLLTPRDVLILVSVHGGTGFSADLARAVRYANEVGARTIALVGFDGGVLHREATCSILVPVDSTPQTEAIHLVIEHLLMHLIKHELAAGVPA
- a CDS encoding carbohydrate kinase family protein, whose translation is MIDVLCVGHAAWDVIVRVPEFPAEDAKAEATALAESGGGPAANAAYLLSLWGAKCGFAGLVGDDEAGSRIAREFQTVGVDVTGLERRPGHATPVSLVLVSERTGSRTIVTRKATASPLQLLIAAGAEPKVLLFDGHELNASLEAIDRFPHAATILDAGSVREGTRELVRRVSYLVASERFARQFTGLPTLETPAAQTAAVAELYKVNGQPVVITLGSRGLVYGTDVRCEHLPAVPALTVDTTAAGDIFHGAFAYGVLTGLGWDATLKLAATAAALSVEKPGGRASIPTLDRVREALTRAG
- a CDS encoding carbohydrate kinase family protein gives rise to the protein MLDESIFAGVPLAVVGSVCRDVKTAPIAPGPHLLRDGETPAAFLVETLGGGGANTAAMAAGLGARVAFAGKVGADALGDRLVGALERAGVRVLARRDPAVATGSSIALTYSDGQRHFISHQPNNATLDFVDVDPTTWANGGHLLRADVWFSEPMLTGGNARLFASARSAGIATSLDINWDPQWGFADAAAIATRMAAVRGVLPLVDLVHGNVRELNRFAGTDDLSETLRRLTVWGTGAVVVHMGDAGSGYYSAGELVVAPCVPAERMLNTAGTGDLLSLCMMLLHHRTESPAVEKLRLANRVVTSFIEGRPLLPTL